One genomic segment of Sminthopsis crassicaudata isolate SCR6 chromosome 2, ASM4859323v1, whole genome shotgun sequence includes these proteins:
- the CRIP1 gene encoding cysteine-rich protein 1, translating to MPKCPKCEKEVYFAERVTSLGKDWHRPCLKCEKCGKTLTSGGHAEHEGKPYCNHPCYAAMFGPKGFGRGGAESHTFK from the exons ATGCCCAAGTGTCCTAAGTGCGAGAAAGAAGTTTATTTTG CTGAACGGGTGACATCCTTGGGGAAGGACTGGCATCGCCCATGCCTGAAAtgtgaaaaatgtggaaagacatTGACATCAGGCGGCCATGCAGAG CATGAAGGGAAGCCCTATTGTAACCATCCTTGCTATGCTGCCATGTTTGGGCCCAAAG GCTTTGGAAGAGGAGGTGCT